Part of the Lotus japonicus ecotype B-129 chromosome 6, LjGifu_v1.2 genome, TGTGCAGCCCACTCACGCCTCGAGGGCTCTCGGTCTTGGCCCATGAAAAATTGTGTTTGTTTGACAGTTAGTTGAGAGCAGttatcttcttttcttcatctcCAACATTTTACATCACATGGCTGCTGTGCGAGAAATTTGTGGATCCTTTATCTCTCTCAAAATTGCAACATGCTTCACCTTCTCAACTTCCCTTCCTCCGAACAATGACTTCCAAGATTTTTGTTAAGGGTAGACCCGTTACAGACATGAGTGGTAGTTGTTGGAGACCCATTACTTTTTTCATGGCCAGAGCAAGAAGGACTCTTAATTGGATAATGAAAAAGACAAAGTACACCCACTTATTCAACATTGTTCAACATTGTTTCACTTGATTTGGGTTTGATTTGCTCTACCCTTTGATTATGAAGATATTTATTCAAAGACTAATTTCTTTCGTCTTCAAGGGTTCATTTTGTCTGATCaagtaaaataatataaaaaaaaaataattatttattttttatttaaagaaattAAGATATTTTTGGAAAGATTTTTACGATGTTTACTTTGAAACTGTTCATCTTTAAAAATATTGAAAGTAATagacataaaataaaatttaaactttttttaaaagtaaataaaatataaacataACCCTCTTTGAATTAGATAACTATATATAATAAAGGAACACACATTTTATGTGATAGTCATATGAATTACATGTCTAATTTACAGTCATGAGAATTTGTAAGTAAATTAATACTCATAAATTTTTCATTATTGAAACATGTAAATTATATGAACGAACATATATTGTACATATGGGATATATGTGAGTTTGTTTTGAGATAGATTGTCTCTAGCTCTTCGGTGCTCTTCCACATGTGGAAGAAACCTCTTGAATTGGAGTAATTACTTATCTACTATTGTTCACGATAGTCTCTCGTTTGTTCgtcgttttgatttcttttatgttatttttgttCGTCGTCCTAGCAATTCAGTTGCATACTTTTTTGCCAGCAATACCTCCTCATCATGCATCGATTTAGTGTTGATTGAGGAGGTTCCTCTGGAGGTTGATTCTCTCGTAGTCGCTGACATTTTGACTTCTTTGCTGGTTTAATACCAGTATGGTGTTTcgttaaaaaaatctaataataataacaaaagtTGAATTACTATAGATAGTAAAAAATGTCTACGCATTTATGCAATTAttgttataattaaatatatatattttttttaagatatcCGACAACCGACAACCATAAAACTAATTTTCGAAGTTCTAAGATTACATTAAGTAAATACGTCTCTCCTACACATACTTGTTTCATATGCTCACCCCACACTAAAATGAAGAAGACACTAATTTATTTATAGAATAAAACATAGCAAAAGGGTTAATTTGAGGTACgttcaacaaaacaaaaaaaaaacaaaaaacttgaGGCGTGATTCGAGATTCAATTGGGTACTCTGATCCGACTCCGAGTGAGGACATTCCATTCGCGAGCAGAGAGAAGTAATTCTGGTATGCCAAATCCCAATCCCAATCCCAATCCCGTGTTTGCTCAATCTTCTCTGTGAATTGCAGCGTTTTTTCTGTTCGTTTGTTTCCTTCATCATCGTTTCAATACTTGCTTATCATTTCTGTGTGGGTTTTGGATTGTTCTTTAGGAAAACAGAATTTTCATATTACTCTGAAATTTTTTTGAGTTGACCCTTTCCAATTCAGATGAGAATATGAGAGTTTGCAAATGCATGTATTTGTTATCTTCTTCATTTCTGTAGTTGTGATCTTTAAAATATAGATGAAGAAGTTCTGAAACTCTTGTTTAATTTGCAGTAATAGCAAGTATTAATGGCCTTTGTCATGGTTAGCTTGAAGAAATGAGCGAAGTGGGAGGAAGAGAATGGTGCCTGCGACAACGGAAGAAGAGCAATATTTCGTGACTGCACCGCCCTCTAGGGTAGCTTCTACCTCCTGATTTCTATCATCCATTTCTAACTTCAAGTTCATAGTAGCACCTTAATTTTAGCAATTGATTGACATTTCTCAAGAGGTTCCCACTGCGCAGCCCAATTACGCCTCGAGGGCTCTTGGTCTTGGCCCATGAAAAATTGTGTTTGTTTGACAGTTAGTTGAGAGCAGTtatcttctcttcttcatctccaaCATTTTACATCACATGGCTGCTGTGCGAGAAATTTGTGGATCCTTAATGTCTCTCTCAAAATTGCAGCATGCTTCACCTTCTCAACTTCCCTTCCTCCGAACAATGACTTCTAAGATTTTTGTTAAGGGTAACACTTTTTTTTGCTGCTATCTCATGCTTCTCTTTGTTGTcggattttaattatttattgccTTCAAATTTGTTTTGACATATGAATAAAAGAAACCCATGACTTAATTGAACATTGTTTGTTCAACCTCTTTATATGGCATGTGATCATGAAGCTCTTGCTAGCTTATACTATAAGAAAACCCTtcaaaatatgaaattgaaCTACTTAAATCTCTATCTAGTGGTTATGTTACTTTAGAGGATCTGGCTCTACTGGAATCCATATGTAAGCCATGTGTATGTCTGAATAAAAGGGAAGCAAATTCggatttcaaaaaagaaaataatggcATTTACATAGATTCAAAAGGGCACTTCCTTGATTAGATGAAAACAGACTCTAGAATCATTTTGAAGGTTCTTTAGGTATTTAACGGGTTATGATTATGAGGTTTGCCAGTTGGTTTTCATACGGTCATTTACTGTTTCCTATCATGAATTTTAGTTATTGGAAATCGGAATACTTTCTTCTAATTATCATGTAGCCTGATGTAAGAACAGCTAATGTAGTGCAAGTTATTTGCGATCCAAATCTTAAATTACTTGAAATTGtgaaaaatgtttatttttgtGCAATTCAACTATTTTCTTTTGCCCTGACATTTTCTCTACAAATGGGTtctttttctgggttttttctTGCTGTATAACACTGAAAACTCAAAACTAATGCCTTAATGTTGTTTAGTAATCTGATTTTCATTTGCTCTAAAACTTGTAACTGTTACTTTGACCTTACAATCTTGATGCAGGTTTAGCATTTTCTACTACAGAGGATAAATTAGCTGAAGCTTTTTCTCAATACGGCAAAGTCCTGAAAGGTTTGTGCCTCTGTTGTCATTACAAGACTAAAATCTTCCAGGTTAAAATTCTCAGACATCTACCTTTTCACTTCCCCAGCTGATATAGTCTTGAATAGAGCTAAAACTAGATCCAAAGGTTTTGGGTATGTGACTTTTGCTAAGGAGGAAGATGCTCAGAAGGCACAGATTGGC contains:
- the LOC130722671 gene encoding small RNA-binding protein 11, chloroplastic-like isoform X1; the encoded protein is MVPATTEEEQYFVTAPPSRLVESSYLLFFISNILHHMAAVREICGSLMSLSKLQHASPSQLPFLRTMTSKIFVKGLAFSTTEDKLAEAFSQYGKVLKADIVLNRAKTRSKGFGYVTFAKEEDAQKAQIGMNRKILHGRVLYVDMEPPDKHKKSISEGATDS
- the LOC130722671 gene encoding small RNA-binding protein 11, chloroplastic-like isoform X2, giving the protein MAAVREICGSLMSLSKLQHASPSQLPFLRTMTSKIFVKGLAFSTTEDKLAEAFSQYGKVLKADIVLNRAKTRSKGFGYVTFAKEEDAQKAQIGMNRKILHGRVLYVDMEPPDKHKKSISEGATDS